One window of the Anomalospiza imberbis isolate Cuckoo-Finch-1a 21T00152 chromosome 24, ASM3175350v1, whole genome shotgun sequence genome contains the following:
- the KCNJ1 gene encoding ATP-sensitive inward rectifier potassium channel 1, translated as MFSYLRERFTSHLRERSRRRARLVSKDGRCNIEFGNVEQSRFVFLIDIWTTILDLRWRYKMTIFISAFLGSWFLFGLLWYVVAYIHKDLPEFNPSINHTPCVENINGLTSAFLFSLETQVTIGYGFRCVTEQCATAIFLLIFQSILGVIINSFMCGAILAKISRSKNRAKTITFSKNAVISKRGGKLCLLIRVANLRKSLLIGSHIYGKLLKTTITPEGETIILDQVNIEFVVDAGNENLFFISPLTIYHIIDKNSPFFHMAAETLLQQDFELVVFLDGTVEATSATCQVRTSYIPEEVLWGYRFAPIVSKTKEGKYRVDFQNFSKTVAVETPHCAFCLYNEKEAKAKEKKGYDNPGFVLSEVNETSDTKM; from the coding sequence ATGTTCAGCTACCTCCGGGAACGCTTCACCAGCCACCTCCGGGAGCGCAGCCGGCGCCGGGCCAGGCTCGTCTCCAAGGATGGGAGGTGCAACATCGAATTTGGCAACGTGGAACAGTCCAGGTTTGTCTTCCTGATCGACATATGGACAACCATCCTGGACCTCAGGTGGAGGTACAAGATGACCATCTTCATCTCGGCCTTCCTGGGCAGCTGGTTTCTGTTTGGGCTGCTCTGGTACGTCGTGGCCTACATCCACAAAGATCTGCCCGAGTTCAACCCCTCCATCAACCACACCCCCTGCGTGGAGAACATCAACGGCCTCACCTCAGccttcctcttctccctggAGACCCAGGTGACCATTGGGTACGGCTTCAGGTGTGTCACAGAGCAGTGTGCCACTGCCATCTTCCTGCTCATCTTCCAGTCCATCCTGGGTGTCATCATCAACTCCTTCATGTGTGGGGCCATCCTGGCCAAGATCTCCAGGTCCAAAAACCGGGCCAAGACCATCACGTTCAGCAAGAACGCTGTCATCAGCAAACGTGGGGGGAAGCTCTGCCTCCTGATCCGCGTGGCCAACCTCCGCAAGAGCCTGCTGATCGGGAGCCACATCTACGGGAAGCTGCTGAAGACCACCATCACCCCCGAGGGGGAGACCATCATCCTGGACCAGGTCAACATCGAATTCGTAGTGGACGCTGGCAATGAGAATCTCTTCTTCATCTCGCCCCTCACCATTTACCACATCATAGACAAGAACAGCCCCTTCTTCCACATGGCAGCAGAAaccctcctgcagcaggactTTGAGCTGGTGGTGTTTTTGGATGGCACCGTGGAGGCCACCAGTGCCACCTGCCAGGTGAGGACGTCCTACATCCCCGAGGAGGTGCTCTGGGGGTACCGCTTTGCTCCCATCGTGTCCAAGACCAAAGAAGGGAAATACAGAGTGGACTTCCAGAACTTCAGCAAGACAGTGGCTGTGGAGACTCCCCACTGTGCCTTCTGTCTCTACAACGAGAAGGaagccaaagccaaagagaAGAAAGGTTATGACAATCCTGGCTTTGTCTTGTCTGAAGTCAATGAAACCAGCGACACAAAAATGTAG